One Campylobacter sp. RM16192 genomic region harbors:
- the serS gene encoding serine--tRNA ligase, producing MINLKLLETNYDEFVSKLRGKKIKEEVLSELLATFNELKAKRQNLESLQAIQNAKSKELGIKARNGEDVSMLKEELNLNKVAMNEAEKVVRELDEKLDGIASGVPNITDDDVPFGKDEDDNVELKKVLEPRKLDFEPKEHYELGEKLGWLDFERGAKLAGSRFTVLKGDGAKLSRALVNYMIDFNMARGFELVNVPFLVNSRTLYGTGQLPKFEEDLYKIRDEDLYLIPTSEVPVTNLYNDEIIDAGNLPIKMTCYSACFRQEAGSAGKDTRGMIRQHQFEKVELVSITTPDQSEKVFEDMVACASDLLTSLGLPHRHLLLCSGDLGFSAAKTIDLEVWLPGQNRYREISSVSNTRDFQARRAKIRFKDGKKNTLVHTLNGSSLAVGRTLIAIMENYQKSDGTIEIPEVLKRYM from the coding sequence ATGATAAATTTAAAACTACTTGAAACAAACTACGATGAATTCGTATCAAAACTACGAGGGAAAAAGATAAAAGAAGAGGTTCTAAGCGAACTTTTAGCGACTTTTAACGAACTTAAAGCAAAACGCCAAAATTTAGAAAGCCTTCAAGCTATCCAAAACGCTAAAAGCAAGGAGCTTGGTATCAAAGCAAGAAACGGCGAGGACGTAAGCATGCTTAAAGAGGAACTAAATCTAAACAAAGTCGCGATGAATGAAGCCGAAAAAGTGGTTCGCGAGCTTGACGAAAAGCTTGACGGCATAGCGTCAGGCGTGCCAAATATCACCGATGATGACGTGCCTTTTGGAAAAGACGAGGATGATAATGTCGAGCTTAAAAAAGTGCTTGAGCCGCGCAAATTGGACTTTGAGCCAAAGGAACACTACGAGCTTGGCGAGAAGCTTGGTTGGCTTGATTTCGAGCGTGGGGCAAAGCTTGCGGGAAGCCGCTTTACGGTGCTAAAGGGAGACGGTGCAAAGCTTAGCAGAGCGCTTGTTAATTATATGATTGATTTTAACATGGCTCGTGGATTTGAGCTGGTAAACGTGCCGTTTTTGGTAAATTCACGCACGCTTTACGGCACAGGACAGCTGCCAAAATTTGAAGAAGATCTTTATAAAATTCGCGACGAAGACTTGTATCTAATCCCAACTAGCGAAGTTCCTGTTACAAATTTATATAACGACGAAATCATCGATGCCGGCAACCTACCTATAAAGATGACTTGCTACTCGGCTTGCTTTCGCCAAGAGGCGGGCTCTGCGGGCAAAGATACGCGTGGCATGATACGCCAGCACCAGTTTGAAAAGGTTGAGCTTGTAAGCATAACGACGCCTGATCAAAGCGAAAAGGTATTTGAGGACATGGTGGCGTGTGCTAGCGACCTGCTTACTTCACTTGGCTTGCCACACCGACATCTGCTTCTTTGTAGCGGAGATCTTGGCTTTAGTGCGGCAAAAACCATCGACCTTGAAGTTTGGTTGCCGGGGCAAAATAGATACCGAGAGATAAGCTCGGTCTCAAACACTCGTGATTTTCAAGCAAGAAGGGCAAAAATTCGCTTCAAAGACGGCAAGAAAAACACGCTCGTTCACACACTTAACGGCTCAAGCTTAGCGGTAGGCAGAACGCTTATAGCCATCATGGAAAACTACCAAAAAAGCGACGGCACGATAGAAATTCCAGAGGTTCTTAAAAGGTATATGTAG
- the trpS gene encoding tryptophan--tRNA ligase: MRVLTGLQPSGKLHLGNYFASIKQMVDAQDSSDMFMFIANYHAMTSVSEASRLKQNTFEAACAFLALGIDPNKSVFWVQSDVKEVLELYWVLSQYTPMGLLERAHSYKDKTAKGISANHGLFSYPVLMAADILLFRANVVPVGKDQIQHVEIARDIAIKFNNEHGEIFTLPESKVDENVATVPGTDGAKMSKSYKNTIDIFSDAKTLKKQIGSIVTDSASLEEPKEWRGCNVYNIAKLFLDESGQKALQERYERGGEGHGHFKMYLNELVWEYFASARQKYEYYLSHENEVNEILLAGAKKAREVALPLIERVREATGIYR; encoded by the coding sequence TTGAGAGTACTAACAGGACTTCAACCCTCAGGCAAACTCCATCTGGGCAACTATTTCGCCTCGATAAAGCAAATGGTTGATGCGCAAGATAGCAGCGATATGTTTATGTTTATCGCAAACTACCACGCCATGACTTCGGTTAGCGAGGCGAGTAGACTTAAGCAAAATACCTTTGAAGCGGCATGTGCGTTTCTTGCGCTTGGTATTGATCCTAACAAAAGCGTGTTTTGGGTGCAAAGCGACGTAAAAGAGGTGCTTGAGCTATACTGGGTGCTAAGTCAATACACTCCGATGGGACTGCTTGAACGCGCTCACAGCTACAAAGACAAAACAGCAAAAGGCATAAGCGCAAATCATGGGCTTTTTAGCTATCCCGTGCTTATGGCTGCCGATATCTTGCTATTTAGAGCAAACGTCGTTCCTGTCGGCAAAGATCAAATTCAGCACGTTGAGATAGCCCGCGACATAGCTATTAAATTTAACAACGAACATGGAGAAATTTTTACTCTACCCGAAAGCAAAGTCGATGAAAACGTCGCAACAGTGCCTGGAACTGATGGCGCTAAAATGAGTAAAAGCTATAAAAATACGATCGATATCTTTAGCGACGCAAAAACGCTTAAAAAGCAAATTGGCTCAATAGTAACGGATAGCGCAAGCCTAGAAGAGCCAAAAGAGTGGAGAGGCTGTAACGTATATAATATCGCGAAGCTGTTTTTGGACGAGAGTGGGCAAAAAGCGCTTCAGGAGCGTTATGAGCGTGGCGGTGAAGGGCATGGACACTTTAAAATGTATCTAAACGAACTGGTGTGGGAGTATTTTGCTTCAGCAAGGCAAAAATACGAATACTACTTAAGTCATGAAAACGAGGTGAATGAGATATTGTTGGCGGGCGCAAAAAAGGCTCGCGAAGTAGCGCTTCCGCTCATTGAAAGAGTGCGTGAAGCAACGGGAATTTATAGATAG
- a CDS encoding shikimate kinase — MSNNIVLIGFMGVGKGTVARELCKKLKRLMLDTDDLIESSENLKIREIFETKGEEYFRKQESLVAKNLAANVQNCVIAGGGGFVNVKNLNKIGTVIYLKSSFDGIIKRIENSQNAQKKFAKRPLLKDRDKAKELFKTRKKIYEKKADIIVDVEGKSAKNIVKEIVNKIKK; from the coding sequence ATGAGCAATAATATAGTCTTAATCGGCTTCATGGGAGTTGGCAAAGGAACGGTAGCAAGGGAGCTTTGCAAAAAACTAAAACGACTTATGCTTGATACGGACGATCTTATCGAAAGCAGTGAAAATCTAAAAATTCGCGAAATTTTTGAGACAAAGGGCGAAGAGTATTTTAGAAAGCAAGAAAGCTTAGTCGCTAAAAATTTAGCCGCTAACGTGCAAAACTGCGTGATAGCAGGCGGCGGAGGCTTTGTAAACGTTAAAAATTTAAACAAAATCGGCACCGTGATATATCTAAAATCAAGCTTTGATGGCATAATAAAACGCATAGAAAATAGCCAAAATGCCCAGAAGAAATTTGCTAAACGTCCGCTTTTAAAAGATAGAGACAAAGCAAAAGAGCTATTTAAAACAAGAAAGAAAATTTACGAGAAAAAAGCCGATATCATAGTTGATGTCGAAGGCAAGAGCGCTAAAAATATAGTTAAAGAGATTGTAAATAAGATTAAAAAATGA
- the der gene encoding ribosome biogenesis GTPase Der, giving the protein MQKIILVGKPNVGKSSLFNRLAKRRIAITSDVSGTTRDTNKAEITIDDKKCILVDSGGLDDSSELFRNVKEKTLKEAQNSDAIIYMVDGKNFPDDEDKAMFYALLRLGIPTALVINKVDSKKDEQRAWEFDSFGAKDLFAISVTHNAGVDELSEWIYRHLKDEIKPDLDEDFDDFLETLDEEGEQNFEEKNIRVGIIGRVNVGKSSLLNALVKDARAVVSDVAGTTIDPVNETFVYEDRVIEFVDTAGIRKRGKIEGIERYALNRTESVLENTDIALLVLDISEPLTELDERIAGLASKFNLGVIIVLNKWDKSEVEFDEMKKIIKDKFKFLTYAPIISVSALGGKRVHKIYSLIFEVYKNFTQKIQTSKLNELIKEATKIHPIPREKGKSVKIYYAVQFGFAPPKIALIMNRPRALHFSYKRYLTNKLREKFELSGVPVVLIPKNRNSDSEEKDEQ; this is encoded by the coding sequence GTGCAAAAAATCATACTTGTCGGAAAGCCAAACGTAGGCAAAAGCTCGCTTTTTAACCGTTTAGCAAAGAGGCGCATAGCCATCACTTCAGACGTAAGCGGAACTACTCGCGACACAAACAAAGCAGAGATAACGATTGACGATAAAAAGTGTATTTTGGTTGATAGCGGCGGACTTGACGATAGTAGTGAGCTTTTTAGAAATGTCAAAGAAAAAACGCTCAAAGAGGCTCAAAACTCAGATGCGATCATCTACATGGTAGACGGCAAAAATTTCCCTGATGACGAAGACAAGGCGATGTTTTACGCACTTTTAAGACTAGGAATTCCAACCGCACTTGTCATAAATAAAGTAGATAGCAAAAAAGACGAGCAACGAGCTTGGGAATTTGATAGCTTTGGCGCAAAGGATCTGTTTGCCATCTCAGTTACTCACAACGCCGGAGTTGATGAGCTTAGCGAGTGGATTTATAGGCATCTTAAAGATGAGATAAAACCTGATTTGGATGAAGATTTTGATGATTTTTTAGAGACTCTTGACGAAGAAGGCGAGCAAAATTTTGAAGAAAAAAACATAAGAGTTGGCATCATAGGACGTGTAAACGTGGGCAAAAGCTCGCTTTTAAACGCTTTGGTTAAAGACGCAAGAGCCGTTGTAAGCGATGTGGCAGGCACCACGATAGATCCTGTAAATGAAACTTTCGTTTATGAAGATAGAGTGATCGAATTTGTAGATACCGCCGGCATTAGAAAGCGCGGCAAGATAGAAGGCATCGAAAGATACGCGCTTAATAGAACCGAAAGCGTACTTGAAAACACAGATATCGCCCTACTCGTGCTTGATATCTCAGAGCCGCTAACCGAGCTTGATGAGCGTATCGCAGGGCTTGCTAGCAAATTTAACCTCGGCGTGATAATAGTGCTAAACAAGTGGGATAAGAGCGAAGTGGAGTTTGACGAGATGAAAAAGATCATCAAAGATAAGTTTAAATTTCTAACCTACGCTCCAATAATCAGCGTTAGCGCGCTTGGCGGCAAGAGAGTGCATAAAATTTACTCGCTCATTTTTGAAGTTTATAAAAATTTCACTCAAAAAATTCAAACCTCAAAACTAAACGAACTCATCAAAGAGGCGACCAAAATTCACCCGATACCGCGCGAAAAAGGCAAGAGCGTGAAGATTTATTATGCCGTGCAGTTTGGATTTGCACCGCCTAAGATAGCTCTTATCATGAACCGTCCGCGCGCACTTCACTTTAGCTACAAACGCTATCTTACAAACAAACTGCGCGAGAAATTTGAACTAAGCGGCGTTCCTGTCGTACTCATACCAAAAAACAGAAACAGCGATAGCGAGGAAAAAGATGAGCAATAA